The following is a genomic window from Anopheles aquasalis chromosome 3, idAnoAquaMG_Q_19, whole genome shotgun sequence.
AGGAAGTGTTCCAAAACCGGCAGCAAATTGACTAACGAATTGACTTCTCCCGAGCAAACCGACAGCACACTAGGGTCTGGCATTgccgaggggaggggggagtgcTGGTGGCCAAGCGCTGCGCTAAATTGTGTGTCGAAAGTGTCAAACCGAACTGGGAGCCGAAGGgaagacacatacacagagagagagagagagagagagagagagagagcgaaaacaATTTGCCAAAAGTCTCGTTGACCAGCAATCGTTGGACGCTCGCAGGGACACATGGCACACTGTGGCTGTGGATTTGGAGCTTCATTTTAACAATGTCCAACTCGTCCGATTGTCAACTTGCGGGAGAAATTCCGGAGTGGACTGGTGAGGGGTGGTTGAAGCGAGAAACAATCGGTGCCCTGTCCAGACCTGGCCGCTATACTTAATCCCCGGTGTTTCCCCTGTGCCCGGTTTCTATCTAGAACTCGAGACTAGGGCAGGACAAATCCTGGCACACTATCACGCCTCGTAAGGAAGATGGTTCGTTTAGGACTTTTCGTTTCTTTAATATCCCGCCGCCATCGCAGGGACTCCGGAGTCAAGGGTAACCTCTTCATGCacctcgttccgttccgtttgattGAATCTCCTTATCCGTTCCTGTGTGTATTGCGCTTGAAGCAGCATACGTCTGACTGCGGCTCCCCGGCTCTCTGATTCTCGAATCAAGGTCCGCCCACCCCCtcaaagaagcagaaaagcagCAGCCCTTTTACCTTTCtcgaatttccatttcggtgCATCGGATGGTGGTTCTGGTTTGCATCCGTAGCAGGCCTTGACGCAGTCACCCAAGCGCCCCTCCCATGTGGCTACCTAACCCGGTTTATCGAATTTAAAACGTCAGTTTCACCTACTCGGGCGCTCGGGCGAACTGTCGACTCTAGTGCCAATTCTCAAAGTCGTTGCCGGAGCacaccgaagaagaaaaaaaaatcacatccAGCAGGAGAATCCTCCGGACAAGCTGCTACTGGTCCGAGGCAGCGAAGGGAATTTGGGACTGGGATGTGGccaaaaatatttcaaattgttttaaaaactgTCACGGAGTACAGTCCTCCAGAATCGGATAGACTGACCAACCAGCGGCTGGGGCTGGGGGAGGACATGAATTCAAAATCAGAACTAGCTAGTGGTAGAACGCCGGCGTACAGTCATTTGTCACTGGAGTTAGTTTTTCCAATTCCTTCGAAtgttcgaatcgaatcgatgattgaacgcgcgcgcgcgattgtgGCACTTGTTATAATAGTATATGAATGAGTATGACAGCCTCCAGCCAACATCAGGCCAAACGATGGCAAAATCAAATCCATCTCGATCACTAAAGTGTTCAACTCATCAATCGCTCATCCCCATACCGTGTTCTCGACAGTCGATGGCCGCGGTGACCTTCGACGGTGCGGCAGAACGATGTCACGAGGAATCTCTAATCTAACGCTCTGTGGCAGACACGCGGTTCTACCTCCACAATGAAGGCCGCTCGGCGTAGCCGCAGCCCAATGGTGTCCGAACTTATTGTTCGTTGACATCGGGGACAGGAAGGcgtaaattcaattaatgtttttggaatttcgaaaaaaaaggagaccGTCATTGTCATGATACTATATGGTTCGACTTTTAGACATGTCAGCTGGCAGAAGTGTCTCGTACCTGTCGGTTTTTCGGATAATTGTAGCTGCTAGATGTGGGCCACACGTTAATCCGGGGCCAAAAATGGTGCAATTTTGATGATTCTTTTTCGAGAAGCACTAATAAGTGACTTACTGTtcaatgatttccattttttggaaacatttcaatcaatttttcttttctcttgaATTTATCTGCTTTTCCTAGAGTGCATTCATTTTTAATCTAACCCGGTTGCTAAGATCTATCCATTCTCTCCATTTCTACTGCCGCCCCATTTCTTAGCCTACTCGAACCAACCTAAGCCATCTGTCACAATGAGCTAGCGAAGGATTAGTGTGTCCTGGATctattcaaataaaaaaaagcatgatCCAGCGCCAACTACACCCGCTATAGTGGTGTGGCTTAGCGTGTCGCATTCAATTAGTACTACACGTGAATTATAATAAACGATCCACATGTCATCCAGGCATTTGCAAGCAttgagccagcagcaaccaggaGTATACGCATGACAGTGTCATATGGGACTTGATTAGGTATTTATCAAACGCATTAACACGGATGGGTGGTTTTTGCGGGGTGCGATATCACGCTTCTCAATGTGTGAACAGTTGAAACGCATTAAAACGGAAGCTCTCGACGATGCTTTGGCAATTCGGTTCGCGTCCGGTCGTTTCAGCTAACATTCAGCGGTGGGGCATAAATTTTAATGCGCGTCTAATAACGCTTTCGCTCACACCATTGAGCACCATGTAAATATAGTGCCATTTAGacgggagttttttttttagtcatTCATATTCACTACGTTGAATTATGTGTGAAGTATCGTCCCATTTTATGGTGACTCGCATAGCATACGTTCagcgaccgcaccgcaccgcacctcATATGGAAAGCCTCACACCATTGCTATGCTCATAATTACacgaacacattttttaaGCTGCTCGCCCCTCGCTCTCCTAAAGCCCTCTCGAAATTAATCGATTGGTTTACTTACCATTTCACTGTCCTGGCACCCATATGACCCAGGAGGACCGTCACGGAAGGGCGAAGTGGTGAATTGTGGGCCGAGGATGTTCAATTTTAAAATCGGCATAATTAACTTTGCTCGCCAACGAGCCACTGGCATGGTAGAACGCGTGGTAAGTGGGCACCGAATGTCCGCGGAGCATGGGACGTAAGTGGGTCACAAAAGCAGCGGAAGGGatgaaacccaaaaaaaaggaaaaaagaggtTCCAGCCAAAAAAGCCATATGAACGCATTCGGGTGCATAAGTATGTGCAGGCATAAATTTGATTGCCGTCCGTCCAACCAGCCAATCCTCGCGGTTCCGGCCGAATGAGCGCGACCCACTGAAAATCCACGCTGAAGCTCATAATTGCTGCAATAACGATGATTACTACTTCCCGCGGGTCGATTCACAGCAATATGGTAGCAACATTCGTATTACGGCCACGGCGACAGGGCTCGCATTTACAGATGAAGGACCGCGTGTAACTTTACCGCAACACTCAACCACGAGTGTGCGGGGAGCGCGAGTTGAGGTTGCTACAAGATTCGCCTGGCGAAAGCCGAGAGGACAATAAGTGAATCAATCAACACCTGTTGTGCAGGGGCTCAAATTAAAAGTCCACCAAATGCAGGTCATGGTTTCGGTGCgtaaatttcgaatcgatttaCTTATTCAATCAAGTTATTAGCTCGTAGCGTCAAATCGAATTAACCAACGAATGCACGTGGGAATTCCTTTTCTACCCTTTCCCTTGTACGTGTCCTAACGAATGAATTTATTTCATGAATCAGTTTgctatttttccatttcgttgttCTTCCACGTGGAGTACCAACACGTCGTCGGTTGCtaaaattttaaattcatACGCTATAATTCTATCCTATAAACCAATGATGTTGTCGAACGTCAACGGTTGctataatttaataaaaacaaacaaaacacgcggGTTGCGGCTTCGAAGATGGTCCCGCGATCAATCGAACTGAAGAAGGATTTTAGAACCTTTTCTTAACCGAAATTACCACCCACCCACGATGGACGAGGTGTTTTTCACCTGCACGGACGAGGAGTTGTCCACGCACGAGGTACAAATCAACCGGAAACTCGGCGTAATCACCCAAAAGATCGACCGGCTTAAGCAACAGAAACACCAGCTGCTTAAGTGCTTAGAAACGATCCAGAATTTACGCATCCGGCGCCAGTCGGACCAACTGCAGCAAAACGATTGGGATAAGGAAAGTTTCGACTGGTCGGACTCGGTGCGGAAAACCCTCTCGGAGGTGTTCCACTTGAAGGACTTTCGGCCACAGCAGCTGCGCACGGTCAACGCTCTACTCGCCGGCCACGACGTACTGCTGCTTGCTCCGACAGGCGGTGGCAAGAGTCTGTGCTTCCAGCTACCAGCCTTGATCAGCCCGGGCCTAACGGTCGTCATATCACCGCTGGTTTCTCTCATGGAAGACCAAGTGTGGTCTCTGCAAAAGCTGAAAGTAGCCGCCAAGCTGCTGTGTAGCAGCACCGAACGATCggaagcgaatgaaatactGCGATCGATGGGCAACCCTTCACAGAATACTTTGAAGCTACTCTACGTAACACCGGAGCGGATGTCCAAAAGCAAACGATTCATGTCAGCGCTACAAAAGTGTTTTAGCAACGGACAACTCGATCTATTCGCGATAGGTAACCCGGGGGGAGCTGGAAGCATATGGTCCGGAAGGGACTAGTTTATTAACGATTGGCCTCTCTCCCAACAGACGAAGTGCACTGCTGTTCACAGTGGGGTCACGACTTCCGGCCCGATTACAAGTATCTCGGTGTGTTGAAGGAACTGTTCCCCAAGATTCCGATTCTCGGTGTCACGGCAACGGCTACGGCTGCTGTGATCAAAGATGTACAGAAAATGCTACGCATTCCGAACGCAATTCTGTTCGTGGCATCCTTTAACCGTCCCAACCTCTACTATCATGTGCTGGAGAAACCACTCAGCAAGAAAGATCAATACGAGCTGCTGGAGTCACTGCTGGAGAAACGGTTCCACAAGCAGAGCGGTATCGTGTACACGTTCTCGATAAAGGATGCCGAAGAGATAAGTGAGGAGCTGCGAGAAAGGGGCCTCAAGGTGGCACCCTATCACGCCAATCTGACCGCTGTCGATCGGACGAAAATTCATCAACACTGGATCGCCAATCGGTTACAGGCGGTCGTAGCAACCGTTGCCTTTGGAATGGGCATCGATAAGCCGGATGTGCGCTTCGTCATACACCACACGTTGAGCAAAAGTATGGAAAACTTTTATCAGGAAACCGGTCGAGCTGGGCGCGATGGTCAACCGGCGGACTGCATTTTACTGTACCACTTCTCGGACATGTTCCGCATCTCGACGATGATGTTTTCCGAGTACACGGGCCTACAGAATGCTTACGCCATGGTGGACTACTGCATCAACAGAACCGAGTAAGCTCAGCTCCAGAACGTTGGAAGGACGTTAAATATTGAACATCTTTCTTACCTTCCCTCTTGCTAGCTGCCGAAGAAAACTCATCTCACAGCACTTCTCGGAAGTGTGGGGTCCGGCGGACTGCAAAGCGATGTGTGACCGGTGTGTAAACTTCGAACATGCCCTGCTACCGGAGATGAACGTCCTGCCAGACCTGAAGCAGTTAGTgatgattttggaaaatgcggaaaaacacaaaaccaaaatgaCGGCCCTGCGGTTGGTCGATGCGTGGTTCCATAAGGGTCCGACCAAGCTCCGGTTGGACTCACCACCTCCGATTATTGAGCGGGATGTAGGCGAGCAGATTGTAGCGTTCCTGatattgaaaaattatttaaaagtGGACTTTGTGTACACCCCACACACGACACTCGCTTACATTAAGCCAAGTGCACCACCGGATGACGAGGAGAGGCTTCTATTCCGTGCAGGAAAGTTGTACAGTCTGTCCAACCGTACCGGTGCTAAGTTGCCGACCAGGCCTACCAAGGTGTCATTTGCTGAAGTGCGGAGGAGTCGtgaaaacgatgatgatgatgatgaagatggtggAGACGATCAAGAACCAACGGCTCCTAGTAAACGACACAAAAGCGATGTAGAGTCTCCATCGCCTACTGTTGCCAATGGGTTCATCCAGGAGCACCATGAATCCATTGtaatcgatgatgacgatgagaagGACGTCATAATGCTGGATCAGGGTGTAATAGAAATAGACGGTGACTAGTTCGGAGGGATTCGTTCAGAACAACTTCATACGTTTGATTTACTTTATTCGCTTATCAGTCGGTCGGGACACTCCGAAAAATACTCCAGCTCACATCGCCAAATAGGGCGCCCGGAAATTGAGCGCGTTTCTATAGTTACCGGATCGTCTAGTTGCCATCATTCGGTGTCGTCGCATCGCTTCGTGAATCTCTTGCGGTGTTATCGGTTTCACGCCATCGAGCCCTCTTCCTTGGGTCACTTCCGGGCACAGGTGCAGCATGTTGTGAGATTTTCctgccccaaaaacggaatcgTCAACAGTTAACGTGCCGTCCGTGCATTGTTCACTTTCAGTGCTACGTACCTGATGAAGTGACCCGACTGTAGGGTTCCACGAGCCGATTCGATGAGTTGAGGCGCGTAAGGATACAGTAATCGACCAGAATGGCCACGGTCTCGTGTGCTAGGTAAGCGAGCGTTAGCAGACAGCTGGGCGAAATGTTCACGTCCTCCGGAATGTTCAACCAGCCACGCATTCGACCTTTTAGCGCTTCTGTGTTACGATGCATAAAGGACGCTCGGCGGGCAAAGTTGAACTCTTCGTACTGTTTGCCGAACAGGATCTGCGAAATGCGGTCAGCCCGTACCAGACGGCGTGTCTTTTCCTCGTCAAACTTTTCCGGCGCTTCCCGATCCGAATCGTCATCCGATGCCTCGGAACCACCGCCCAGATGCGAGTACCGATCACCGTAGATGTCCTTGAGCCGCTTCTTCATCATGGCCATGTTGCGAAAGTGCTGCTGGAGTCTCGCCACCCGGAGCTGATTGTTGCGCATGATGAACTCAAAGTCGCGGCGTGAAAGTGTGGGCGAGTTCGGTCGGGACATGGCGTGGTCAATCGCTTCCTGTGTCATGCCGCGTAGCTGCTGAAGTACGATTTTCTCCACCAGGATCACCGATTCCCGTAGTGGCCGCTCACAGTCACCGTACCCGCGCATGATCTGGGAAATTTCTTCAAAGTAAACCGGTTTGTAGTCGCCATCGGTGGCTCCGGAACTGCCCGGTGGGGTCACGGAATTGGGATGTATCGCCACACCGATCGTGGGCCGTTGCGCCTTTTTCGAGGATCCTTCGCGTGCACTGGCCATTTCGGATCGGAAAattaccgccaccgccgccttcGCTGGGaaaatttgtttacaaaacgcGCTTTCCTGGAACTGTCAGTTGGAGTCTTCGATCGTGCAGTGTAGCCATcgccgaaaacaacaacattttttGTGGAGTTGAGGTGGCAAAATGTGAATTAGCGGAGCGGAACCCCGGATTTCCTGTTTAATTTCTGTACTTTTCGTCCGTTTGAAGCACAATGGACACTACCGGGGATTACGTTTGTCGTCTTTGCATGGCAGAAGGAGcgtcgg
Proteins encoded in this region:
- the LOC126577567 gene encoding ATP-dependent DNA helicase Q1-like, with product MDEVFFTCTDEELSTHEVQINRKLGVITQKIDRLKQQKHQLLKCLETIQNLRIRRQSDQLQQNDWDKESFDWSDSVRKTLSEVFHLKDFRPQQLRTVNALLAGHDVLLLAPTGGGKSLCFQLPALISPGLTVVISPLVSLMEDQVWSLQKLKVAAKLLCSSTERSEANEILRSMGNPSQNTLKLLYVTPERMSKSKRFMSALQKCFSNGQLDLFAIDEVHCCSQWGHDFRPDYKYLGVLKELFPKIPILGVTATATAAVIKDVQKMLRIPNAILFVASFNRPNLYYHVLEKPLSKKDQYELLESLLEKRFHKQSGIVYTFSIKDAEEISEELRERGLKVAPYHANLTAVDRTKIHQHWIANRLQAVVATVAFGMGIDKPDVRFVIHHTLSKSMENFYQETGRAGRDGQPADCILLYHFSDMFRISTMMFSEYTGLQNAYAMVDYCINRTDCRRKLISQHFSEVWGPADCKAMCDRCVNFEHALLPEMNVLPDLKQLVMILENAEKHKTKMTALRLVDAWFHKGPTKLRLDSPPPIIERDVGEQIVAFLILKNYLKVDFVYTPHTTLAYIKPSAPPDDEERLLFRAGKLYSLSNRTGAKLPTRPTKVSFAEVRRSRENDDDDDEDGGDDQEPTAPSKRHKSDVESPSPTVANGFIQEHHESIVIDDDDEKDVIMLDQGVIEIDGD
- the LOC126577568 gene encoding uncharacterized protein LOC126577568, which produces MASAREGSSKKAQRPTIGVAIHPNSVTPPGSSGATDGDYKPVYFEEISQIMRGYGDCERPLRESVILVEKIVLQQLRGMTQEAIDHAMSRPNSPTLSRRDFEFIMRNNQLRVARLQQHFRNMAMMKKRLKDIYGDRYSHLGGGSEASDDDSDREAPEKFDEEKTRRLVRADRISQILFGKQYEEFNFARRASFMHRNTEALKGRMRGWLNIPEDVNISPSCLLTLAYLAHETVAILVDYCILTRLNSSNRLVEPYSRVTSSGKSHNMLHLCPEVTQGRGLDGVKPITPQEIHEAMRRHRMMATRRSGNYRNALNFRAPYLAM